GAATTATTTTTTAGACATCTTTTAATCGGGGAGTTAGGAAAAAAATTCAATTTCAAAATAATGGGAGTTATATCTGTCATTGCATTTAGTTTTATGCACGTTACAGATGCAGCCTCGCCGTTAGAATTTGGAAGTTATTGCATTATTGCGATTGGTATCGTCTATGCTTATTTAAAATCTGGAAGAAAATTAGGGGTAAGCGTCTGCTTGCATATGTTGAATAACTTAATAGCATTTATCATTACAATTTTAATGTAATGATAAATAGCATAAATCCAACTGGAGTTTAGACTTCAGTTGGATTTAAAAATTCACGATAGTTTTTAATAGATATATCTTGCGTTTTTATTTTTTTCTCAAATGAGTAAGCTATATCTTGAATATTTGCGATAGGAATTTCACTAGTACTACCAAGTCCTATCTCGAAAACGACCGCTTTCCAAAGTCCATTTTCACAAATTAATCCAATGAAAATAACATTTTCTGTAAATAATTGTTCCTCATCAAAGTATTCCATTGACATTACATTACGTTCAGTGCAATAAATTAATAAATCGGAAAATAGTGAAGGTAATGCTACATGTTCATGTTGCTCAAATTTGATATAACGATCTAATCGTTTGAGTGTCTTTCTCATTTTACTATATGGTAAGTTTAAACATTTTTTAATTATTGCTGATATTTCTTCTTTATAAGGTAATGTGGAAATTGATTGGCTTTCATTTAACACAAGAAATAGAGCAGATAACTGACTTTCTGTAAGTTCGATTGCGTAATTATGTTGAGATTCTTGCAATTGATAGCCGCCCAACTTGCCATGTTTAGCTAAAATTTTAACACCTTGATCTTCTAAATCTTGTATATCTCTTAATATAGTACGTTTGGAAACTTTGAGATTGTTAGCTAATTCAGCTGCAGTTATTTGTTTATTATGATGAATTGCATTTACAATCATATTTTGTCTTTCGCGTTTGTTCAAAGAAAGTCACCTCCCAAATCATTACATATTACATTTAGTATAGCACAAATACGATGATGACGATATTCAGACAGGTTTTATTAAAAAATTTTAAGAAAACGCTTACATTATTGTGCGACATATGTTAATATATTAATCAGTAACAAAGGGGATAGCATTAAAGAAAAACAAAGGGGTAGCTATATACATATAGTTTTGTTGAATATTTAATTGCTTTAGTTACTATTCAAACATCTTCAATATTTATTACTTACTTTCCTTTCTAATGCCGGCTAGTTAAACTAGTCGGTTTTTTTGTTTCATTATAGAGTGGTAAAAGTATGATAGTTGAACAAGGGGATATATGGTAGAATGAAGAAAATTATGCAAAGGTAAAAAAGTGTTGAGAGGTGTAATAATGGAAAAAGAAGACTTACTACAAATAGATAAACATATTAGAGAATGGTTAAGTACATTAGATGCTGTTATACCACAATTAATTGCTGAAATGGAAACTACGACTAAAAAAAATAGATTTGATTTAGTTACGAACGTTGATAAAACTATCCAACAACATTTCGAACAATTTCTAAGCGAAAACTATCCGCAGCATCAACTTTTTGCAGAAGAAAAAAATAATGATGATATTAAACCAAAAGAAGGTCATGTTTGGATAATGGATCCAATCGATGGAACGACTAATTTAGTCAAACAACAATATGATTATTGTATTATCTTAGGGTATTTTGTTGATGGTATACCAACACTTTCATACATATATGATTATCCGAATCAAACATTACATAAGGCTATAAAAGGACAAGGTGCGTATACGAATGACACACAAATTAAAAAACCCGAACCTCAACCGTTAAAGGATTTAATTATTTCATTTAATTCACAAGTAATGAATAATGACACGATTAATGCGCTATACGACGCAGCATTTAGTTACCGTTTTATTGGATCATGTGGTTTAGATTCAGTAAGAGTAATACATGGACAATTTGGTGCACATATTAATACAAATCCAAAACCATGGGACATTGCAGCACAGTTTTTATTCGCACAAGAATTAGGTCTTAAAATGACGACACTAAGCAACGAAAAACTTGATTTTGCTACGAGTGGACCATTTATTATTAGTAACGAAGGTTGTCACGAGGAAATTTTGAATATATTAAATAGTGGAAATGGTTATGAAAAATTTTAACTAATTAATTCTATATAAATTAAAATATAGGTCTAAAGCACTATGCTTTTATATGACGTTTAATATATAATATTTGATAAGTAATTAAAAAAGAAAAATAGAATAGGAGTGATGTGAGTGAACCGCTCAGATTACTATACAAA
The Staphylococcus kloosii genome window above contains:
- a CDS encoding helix-turn-helix transcriptional regulator; translated protein: MNKRERQNMIVNAIHHNKQITAAELANNLKVSKRTILRDIQDLEDQGVKILAKHGKLGGYQLQESQHNYAIELTESQLSALFLVLNESQSISTLPYKEEISAIIKKCLNLPYSKMRKTLKRLDRYIKFEQHEHVALPSLFSDLLIYCTERNVMSMEYFDEEQLFTENVIFIGLICENGLWKAVVFEIGLGSTSEIPIANIQDIAYSFEKKIKTQDISIKNYREFLNPTEV
- a CDS encoding inositol monophosphatase family protein, which gives rise to MEKEDLLQIDKHIREWLSTLDAVIPQLIAEMETTTKKNRFDLVTNVDKTIQQHFEQFLSENYPQHQLFAEEKNNDDIKPKEGHVWIMDPIDGTTNLVKQQYDYCIILGYFVDGIPTLSYIYDYPNQTLHKAIKGQGAYTNDTQIKKPEPQPLKDLIISFNSQVMNNDTINALYDAAFSYRFIGSCGLDSVRVIHGQFGAHINTNPKPWDIAAQFLFAQELGLKMTTLSNEKLDFATSGPFIISNEGCHEEILNILNSGNGYEKF